In Streptomyces sp. SID8374, one genomic interval encodes:
- a CDS encoding OmpA family protein, whose protein sequence is MKITRRSGARRNAGQAAAVVLLFAGVTLCGVAPSSADDGPSVPPGTQASAEPPVAVDPADPDLKMPEGGTLAPGRVLDIVQVVEDLGGEERREDSNADIKFALQAEVLFGKDSAKLGAAANARIAAIADEIKKQKATKVRVFGFTDNLGSSAHGDVLSKQRADAVHGVLSKLLGPTITYEIRGYGEQYPIASNSNEEGRKKNRRVEVSFPRGEGS, encoded by the coding sequence ATGAAGATCACCCGACGTTCCGGAGCGAGGCGGAACGCAGGACAGGCCGCCGCGGTCGTCCTGCTGTTCGCCGGAGTCACGTTGTGCGGTGTGGCACCGTCGTCGGCCGACGACGGACCGAGCGTTCCCCCCGGCACGCAGGCGAGTGCCGAGCCGCCCGTCGCCGTCGACCCCGCCGACCCCGACCTCAAGATGCCGGAGGGCGGCACACTCGCCCCCGGCCGGGTCCTCGACATCGTCCAGGTCGTCGAAGACCTCGGCGGCGAAGAACGCCGCGAGGACAGCAACGCCGACATCAAGTTCGCGCTCCAGGCCGAAGTCCTCTTCGGCAAGGACAGCGCGAAGCTGGGCGCGGCCGCCAACGCCCGTATCGCCGCCATCGCCGACGAGATCAAGAAGCAGAAGGCCACCAAGGTCCGCGTCTTCGGCTTCACCGACAACCTCGGCTCCTCCGCCCACGGCGACGTCCTCTCCAAGCAGCGCGCCGACGCCGTGCACGGGGTGCTCTCCAAGCTGCTCGGCCCCACGATCACATACGAGATCCGGGGCTACGGCGAGCAGTACCCGATCGCCAGCAACAGCAACGAAGAGGGCCGGAAGAAGAACCGCCGCGTGGAGGTCTCCTTCCCGCGCGGCGAGGGTTCCTGA